The following are encoded together in the Candidatus Kapaibacterium thiocyanatum genome:
- a CDS encoding RNA methyltransferase, producing the protein MRGVRKLSHSELVDRRLSPDEVPSIRRHPVTVILQDIRSMYNVGSIFRSADAFRIQRLVLTGYTPAPPRAEIHKTALGADDTVPWVAIRNTMEAIALMKADGLRIFAVELTDSPRPIDTLVAADYPCALVLGNEISGVSNDVLAVCDGALEIPMHGVKHSLNVAVAAGIAMYATTRSL; encoded by the coding sequence ATTCGCGGTGTGCGTAAACTCTCCCATTCCGAACTCGTCGACCGACGTCTGTCACCTGATGAAGTCCCTTCCATTCGTCGGCACCCGGTGACCGTCATCCTGCAGGATATCCGCAGCATGTACAACGTGGGATCGATCTTCCGTTCCGCCGATGCCTTCCGTATCCAGCGCCTCGTCCTCACCGGTTATACACCGGCGCCGCCGCGTGCGGAAATCCACAAGACGGCACTTGGGGCCGACGACACCGTACCGTGGGTCGCCATCCGGAATACCATGGAGGCCATCGCACTGATGAAGGCCGATGGACTGCGCATCTTCGCCGTCGAACTGACGGACAGTCCCCGGCCGATCGATACGCTGGTCGCCGCCGACTATCCGTGCGCTCTCGTGCTCGGCAACGAGATTTCCGGCGTTTCCAACGACGTCCTTGCCGTCTGCGACGGCGCACTCGAGATTCCCATGCACGGCGTGAAGCATTCCCTCAACGTCGCCGTCGCCGCAGGAATTGCCATGTATGCCACAACGAGGTCCCTATGA
- a CDS encoding fructose-6-phosphate aldolase (similar to novel fructose-6-phosphate aldolase from Escherichia coli; enzyme from Methanocaldococcus janaschii shows transaldolase activity): MQLYVDSANLKEIQHAASLGILSGVTTNPSLLAREDPSVDIKKLILDIHKSVGGHLSVEVVSVDTDGMLREADEILSWFPDATIKIPFIPEGLAAVRKLADQDIPTNVTLLFTPNQALIAANAGATYVSVFLGRLDDISTDGIQAVRDTAEIWDVQGLESQIIAASIRNPLHLLECAKAGAHIATVPYKVLMQSMKHPLTDAGLDAFLKDHEKMMAAKA, from the coding sequence ATGCAGTTGTACGTCGACAGCGCCAATCTCAAGGAAATCCAACATGCGGCTTCGCTCGGAATACTGAGCGGCGTCACCACCAATCCGTCCCTCCTCGCCAGGGAAGATCCGTCGGTCGACATCAAGAAGCTCATCCTCGACATCCACAAGAGCGTAGGTGGCCATCTGAGCGTCGAAGTCGTGAGCGTGGACACCGACGGCATGCTGCGAGAAGCCGACGAGATCCTCTCGTGGTTCCCCGACGCCACCATCAAGATCCCCTTCATTCCCGAGGGCCTCGCCGCCGTCCGGAAGCTGGCCGACCAGGACATTCCCACGAACGTCACGCTGCTCTTCACGCCCAACCAGGCCCTCATCGCCGCCAATGCAGGTGCCACGTACGTGAGCGTCTTCCTCGGAAGGCTCGACGACATTTCGACGGATGGCATCCAGGCGGTACGCGATACGGCCGAGATCTGGGACGTCCAGGGACTCGAATCGCAGATCATCGCGGCCTCGATCCGCAATCCCCTGCATCTTCTCGAATGCGCAAAAGCTGGCGCGCACATTGCTACCGTTCCCTACAAGGTACTCATGCAATCCATGAAGCATCCGCTGACCGACGCCGGTCTGGACGCCTTCCTGAAGGACCACGAGAAGATGATGGCCGCCAAGGCCTGA
- a CDS encoding peptidase — MLPMQKTSLRLVLLVSAAVAVGIGLGVYVQPAISGDNVFENVRKFNEVLNMAAKNYVEEVDTQKLTEAAIKGMLDELDPHSVYIPAKEMQKVQEDFQGSFEGVGVEFDIINDTITIVSPISGGPSEALGIQAGDKIVRINDTSAVKITRDMVPKKLRGPKGTIVKVHIKRPGESELLVFDIKRDKIPINSVDASFIIQGTDVGYIAANRFSATTYEELLTNARRLRDAGMKKMLLDLRGNPGGYLDQAFRIADEFIPAGKKIVYTKGRRAEFDEDFWSTPGGEFEDIPLIVMVNGGSASASEIVSGAIQDLDRGLVVGETSFGKGLVQRQYQLGDGSAYRLTISRYYTPSGRLIQRPYDDKSKYYRGEGRVEAEEGDNIEHEKDASEDSTHKRPTFKTAGGRTVFGGGGITPDYVVKSDTIAMLARKLRAKNLYWETADNLMKVKGKDIRAVYGEDLGKYVRSFTIGDDVIAQLKELARQKDVEWNDAEFKQDDDFIRTVIKAYIGRSIFNNNGYTAVMLDVDKQAKKALDLFPEAKKIAKLR, encoded by the coding sequence ATGCTTCCCATGCAGAAGACCTCCCTTCGACTCGTATTGCTGGTTTCGGCGGCTGTGGCCGTCGGTATCGGCCTCGGCGTCTATGTCCAGCCCGCGATCTCGGGCGACAACGTCTTCGAGAACGTCCGCAAGTTCAATGAAGTCCTCAACATGGCAGCCAAGAACTATGTGGAGGAAGTCGACACGCAGAAGCTCACGGAAGCCGCCATCAAGGGCATGCTCGACGAGCTCGATCCGCACTCCGTCTACATCCCTGCCAAGGAAATGCAGAAGGTGCAGGAAGACTTCCAGGGGTCGTTCGAGGGCGTGGGCGTGGAATTCGACATCATCAACGACACCATCACGATCGTTTCCCCGATCTCCGGAGGTCCGAGCGAAGCTCTCGGCATCCAGGCGGGCGACAAGATCGTCCGCATCAACGACACCTCGGCCGTGAAGATCACACGCGACATGGTTCCAAAGAAGCTGCGTGGTCCGAAGGGTACGATCGTCAAGGTCCACATCAAGCGTCCGGGCGAATCGGAACTGCTCGTATTCGACATCAAGCGCGACAAGATTCCGATCAACAGTGTCGACGCCTCCTTCATCATCCAGGGGACGGACGTCGGCTACATCGCCGCGAACCGCTTCAGCGCCACGACGTACGAAGAGCTGCTCACGAATGCGCGCAGGCTCCGCGATGCCGGCATGAAGAAGATGCTGCTCGACCTTCGCGGCAATCCGGGCGGCTATCTCGACCAGGCCTTCCGTATCGCCGACGAATTCATTCCGGCAGGAAAGAAGATCGTCTACACGAAGGGACGTCGCGCCGAATTCGACGAAGATTTCTGGTCGACACCTGGCGGTGAATTCGAGGACATTCCGCTCATCGTCATGGTGAACGGTGGTTCGGCATCCGCGAGCGAGATCGTCTCCGGCGCCATCCAGGACCTCGATCGCGGTCTCGTCGTGGGCGAAACATCCTTCGGCAAGGGGCTCGTCCAGCGTCAGTACCAGCTCGGCGACGGCTCGGCCTATCGCCTCACCATCTCGCGCTACTATACGCCGTCGGGTCGCCTCATCCAGCGTCCGTACGACGACAAGTCGAAGTACTATCGCGGCGAAGGCCGTGTGGAAGCGGAAGAAGGAGACAACATCGAGCACGAGAAGGATGCCAGCGAGGATTCCACGCACAAGCGTCCGACGTTCAAGACGGCCGGTGGCCGTACCGTCTTCGGCGGTGGTGGCATCACGCCCGACTACGTGGTGAAGAGCGATACGATCGCCATGCTCGCCCGCAAGCTCCGTGCGAAGAACCTGTACTGGGAAACGGCCGACAATCTGATGAAGGTCAAGGGTAAGGATATCCGTGCCGTCTACGGCGAAGATCTAGGCAAGTACGTCCGCAGCTTCACCATCGGTGACGACGTCATCGCCCAGCTCAAGGAACTTGCCAGGCAGAAGGACGTTGAATGGAACGATGCCGAGTTCAAGCAGGATGACGACTTCATCCGCACCGTCATCAAGGCGTACATCGGCCGCTCCATCTTCAACAACAACGGCTATACGGCCGTGATGCTGGATGTGGACAAACAGGCGAAGAAGGCTCTCGATCTCTTCCCCGAAGCGAAGAAGATCGCGAAGCTTCGCTAA
- a CDS encoding kynurenine 3-monooxygenase, with translation MQRITIVGAGLVGCLLSVMLAKRGYKVRLFERRPDMRNATISAGRSINLAMSDRGLRALELAGIADDIRTVAIPMRGRVMHDVAGNQTFLAYGVGDQAINSVSRGELNKVLLSCAERHGVEITFSVRCTDVDVDDARAVFENVHTGERMTVDADILFGADGAYSAVREKMQKTDRFDYSQTYLQHGYKELHIPPTSTGGFGIEKHALHIWPRHSYMMIALPNLDGSFTCTLFFAHDGSPSFTELTTKQDVERFFDEQFPDARAMMPTLIEDFFSNPESSLVTVRCSPWIMKDRVALIGDAAHAIVPFYGQGMNCGFEDCRILMECLDHCKGDWADTLRTYQDLRKPAGDAIADLALDNFIEMRDKVADPAFLLRKKIEAWLHAHYPARFIPLYTLVTFSSDTPYNEAQRIGREQDDLMQHIMSLPAVAADWQSEEAAKLMHDIMKARPDIVVASGSPGKN, from the coding sequence ATGCAACGCATTACCATCGTTGGAGCCGGTCTCGTAGGATGCCTATTGAGCGTCATGCTCGCGAAACGCGGATACAAGGTGCGCCTGTTCGAACGACGTCCGGATATGCGCAATGCCACCATCAGTGCGGGACGTTCGATCAACCTCGCGATGTCCGACCGCGGCCTGCGCGCACTCGAACTGGCGGGCATCGCGGACGACATCCGGACCGTGGCCATTCCCATGCGCGGCCGTGTGATGCACGACGTCGCAGGCAACCAGACCTTCCTCGCCTATGGCGTCGGCGATCAGGCCATCAACAGCGTCTCGCGCGGTGAACTCAACAAGGTCCTGCTCTCCTGCGCCGAACGGCATGGCGTCGAGATCACCTTCTCCGTACGCTGTACCGATGTCGACGTAGACGATGCCCGCGCCGTTTTCGAGAACGTCCATACCGGTGAACGCATGACCGTCGACGCTGACATTCTCTTCGGTGCCGACGGGGCCTATTCGGCCGTCCGCGAGAAGATGCAGAAGACCGACAGGTTCGACTATTCGCAGACGTACCTGCAGCACGGATACAAGGAGCTGCACATTCCGCCGACGTCGACGGGCGGCTTCGGTATCGAGAAGCACGCCCTGCACATCTGGCCGCGTCATTCCTACATGATGATCGCCCTGCCGAATCTCGACGGCAGCTTCACCTGCACGCTCTTCTTCGCCCACGACGGATCGCCCTCCTTCACCGAACTCACCACGAAGCAGGACGTGGAGCGGTTCTTCGACGAACAGTTCCCCGATGCCAGGGCCATGATGCCGACGCTGATCGAGGACTTCTTCTCGAATCCCGAATCATCCCTCGTCACGGTCCGCTGCTCTCCCTGGATCATGAAGGATCGCGTGGCGCTCATCGGCGACGCAGCGCATGCCATCGTACCGTTCTACGGTCAGGGCATGAATTGCGGCTTCGAAGACTGCCGCATCCTGATGGAATGCCTCGATCACTGCAAGGGCGACTGGGCCGATACGCTCCGCACGTATCAGGACCTGCGCAAGCCTGCCGGCGATGCCATCGCGGACCTCGCCCTCGACAACTTCATCGAGATGCGGGACAAGGTGGCCGATCCGGCCTTCCTCCTTCGCAAGAAGATCGAAGCATGGCTCCATGCGCATTACCCGGCCAGGTTCATCCCCCTCTATACACTCGTGACATTCTCGTCGGATACACCCTATAACGAGGCACAGCGCATCGGACGCGAACAGGACGATCTCATGCAGCACATCATGTCGCTTCCGGCCGTTGCGGCGGACTGGCAGTCGGAGGAAGCTGCGAAGCTGATGCATGACATCATGAAGGCAAGGCCCGACATCGTCGTGGCGTCGGGATCTCCGGGAAAGAACTGA